A stretch of the Clarias gariepinus isolate MV-2021 ecotype Netherlands chromosome 26, CGAR_prim_01v2, whole genome shotgun sequence genome encodes the following:
- the prdm14 gene encoding PR domain zinc finger protein 14 produces MSAAVMMATSSTCINLLRRTPTFQPLHPLHPALHPPLHPPLHSLGSDTHSFLSQQSSIIHEHIFNLPYFNIIQPNHTHRPQHTPGSLSGFSSPVSSSSSSSSSPHKDTFMHPQMMEESKRTYSFTQEDLFTVLYGYSKDHQQGVGHAISGLLLPDDPVVLPANIDTESLELPEGLCVLRCSCAGVPHCGVFAARNSIPKGTRFGPYRGKAVNTSEIKTHHDNTLMWEIFEKGRLSHFVDGGGARGSWMSLVQCARFPEEQNVVAVQRAGRIYYETCREVRPLQELLVWYGDTYTLYMGIPMSLREEEEEEDQDGDSAEGYKCDRCGKVFAYRYYRDKHLKYTRCVDRGDRKFPCHLCNRSFEKRDRLRIHILHVHEKHRPHKCSVCGKSFSQSSSLNKHMRVHSGERPYKCVYCNKAFTASSILRTHIRQHSGERPFKCKHCGKAFASHAAHDSHVRRSHAKDKPLTCDLCDSTFEQAEELKEHIKIHKKRQLMQSPALASSPGTHTADQSGPLTTKCARVQQDITTSLPPFPGNTSSYRPWN; encoded by the exons AACCCCCACCTTTCAGCCTCTCCATCCTCTCCATCCTGCGCTCCATCCTCCTCTCCATCCTCCTCTCCACTCTCTCGGCTCAGACACACATTCTTTCCTGAGCCAGCAGTCTTCAATCATCCATGAGCACATATTCAACCTTCCATATTTCAACATCATCCAACcgaatcacacacacagaccccagcACACACCGGGCTCTCTGTCAGGCTTCAGCAGCCCTGTCTCTtcctcctcatcttcctcttcctctccaCACAAAGACACCTTTATGCACCCTCAGATGATGGAGGAATCGAAGCGCACTTACAGTTTCACCCAGGAGGATTTGTTTACTGTGCTCTATGGGTACAGTAAAGACCACCAGCAGGGAGTCGGACACGCCATCTCAGGACTGTTGCTACCTGATGATCCAG TGGTGCTGCCTGCTAACATCGACACAGAGAGCCTCGAGCTGCCTGAAG gtctgtgtgtgctCCGCTGCTCGTGCGCCGGTGTTCCTCATTGTGGTGTTTTTGCCGCGCGCAACTCCATACCTAAAGGCACCCGCTTTGGGCCGTACCGCGGAAAAGCGGTGAACACAAGCGAAATCAAAACACACCACGACAACACACTCATGTGGgag ATCTTTGAGAAGGGCCGGTTGAGTCACTTCGTCGACGGCGGCGGCGCGCGCGGCAGCTGGATGTCGCTGGTGCAATGCGCGCGCTTCCCGGAGGAGCAGAACGTGGTGGCCGTGCAGCGCGCGGGCCGAATTTACTACGAGACGTGCCGGGAGGTGCGCCCCCTGCAGGAGCTGCTGGTGTGGTATGGAGACACTTACACTCTGTACATGGGCATTCCCATGTCACtcagagaggaggaggaggaggaagaccAGGACGGAG actcgGCTGAGGGCTATAAGTGTGATCGATGCGGAAAGGTCTTCGCTTACCGCTACTACAGAGATAAGCACCTGAAGTACACTCGCTGTGTGGATCGGGGAGACCGGAAGTTCCCGTGTCATCTCTGTAACAGATCGTTCGAGAAAAGAGACCGACTACGCATCCACATCCTGCACGTGCACGAGAAACACCGACCGCATAAG TGCTCAGTGTGCGGCAAAAGTTTCTCTCAGTCCTCGAGCCTCAACAAGCACATGCGCGTGCACTCCGGAGAGCGACCTTACAAATGCGTCTACTGCAACAAG GCATTCACGGCTTCGAGCATCCTCCGCACACACATCAGGCAGCACTCAGGTGAAAGGCCATTTAAGTGCAAACACTGCGGGAAAGCCTTCGCCTCTCATGCTGCCCATGATAGCCACGTACGCCGGAGTCATGCAAAAGACAAACCGCTGACATGTGATCTCTGTGACAGCACATTTGAACAAGCCGAGGAGCTTAAAGAGCACATTAAGATCCACAAAA AGCGCCAGCTTATGCAGTCTCCAGCTCTTGCTTCCTCTCCTGGAACACACACGGCAGATCAGAGTGGCCCTTTAACCACTAAATGTGCTCGAGTGCAGCAGGACATCACCACAAGTCTCCCGCCCTTTCCAGGAAACACCTCCAGTTACAGACCATGGAATTAA